One window from the genome of Streptococcus parasanguinis encodes:
- a CDS encoding Xaa-Pro dipeptidyl-peptidase — translation MKYNQYSYLSVDQKDILKELKEIGFDLPTHLPEKELFEWFVRKVYFTYKDTDYPLSNLVVDSKTDFLTYIQSDREWSSNIFYTVALQLLGFHYFIDFEDTTSFLKEVQFPIEYGNLVENLYHLLNTRTVKGNLLIDQLVSDGLIPETNQYHYFNGKSLATFTSQDAIREVVYVESRVDTDKDGLPDLVKVSIIRPRYEGKIPAVMTASPYHQGTNDKASDKALYNMNVDLEVKEPHTIQVETPQLELVDPLGQAELVDEAEETLTHINSSYTLNDYLLPRGYANLYVSGVGTKDSQGLMTNGSYQQIEAYKNVIDWLNGRCRAFTDHTRQRQVKADWSNGKVATTGISYLGTMSNGLATTGVDGLEVIIAEAGISSWYNYYRENGLVTSPGGYPGEDFDSLAELTYSRNLLGGDYLHHNAAHQADLDRVKKELERAFGDYNQFWHDRNYLLNANRVKAEVVFTHGSQDWNVKPLHVFNMFQALPASIKKHLFYHNGAHVYLNNWQSIDFRESMNALLSKKLLGYDSSYELPAVIWQDNTGEQSWTSLDDFGNQTRKRTFPLGDDEKVIQNRYETEDYERYGKAYPTFLTDLYQDKAQQVTIDLPIEEDLHLNGKARLHLRLHSSTNKGLLSAQLLELGSKKYLQPYPAVLSVRTLDNGRYHMLDNLTELPFKEAGQRVISKGYLNLQNRHDLLEVEAVTPGEWMEFDFDLQPTIYKLEKGATLRLVLYTTDFEITVRDQTDYQLTIDLAQSSLHLPEMTEAH, via the coding sequence ATGAAATACAATCAATATAGCTATCTATCTGTTGACCAAAAAGACATTCTTAAGGAACTAAAAGAAATTGGGTTTGACCTTCCCACCCACCTCCCAGAAAAAGAACTGTTTGAATGGTTTGTCCGCAAGGTTTACTTCACCTATAAAGATACAGATTATCCCCTCTCTAACCTAGTGGTGGATTCTAAAACAGACTTTTTAACTTATATCCAATCTGACCGCGAATGGTCTTCGAACATTTTTTACACAGTAGCTCTCCAGTTGCTCGGTTTCCACTATTTTATTGATTTTGAAGATACGACCAGTTTTTTGAAAGAAGTCCAATTTCCGATTGAGTATGGAAACTTGGTTGAAAACCTCTATCACCTCCTCAATACTCGAACAGTCAAAGGGAATTTACTAATTGATCAGTTGGTTAGCGATGGTTTGATTCCTGAGACCAACCAGTATCACTATTTTAATGGTAAGAGCCTCGCGACCTTTACAAGCCAGGATGCCATCCGCGAGGTCGTTTATGTCGAAAGCCGGGTCGATACCGATAAGGATGGTCTGCCAGACTTGGTCAAGGTCAGCATCATCCGTCCTCGCTATGAAGGAAAGATTCCAGCTGTCATGACCGCTAGCCCTTACCACCAAGGGACTAACGACAAGGCCAGCGACAAGGCCCTCTACAATATGAATGTCGACCTCGAGGTTAAAGAACCTCATACCATTCAAGTAGAAACACCTCAATTAGAATTGGTGGACCCTCTTGGTCAAGCTGAACTAGTCGATGAAGCTGAAGAAACACTCACTCATATCAACTCTAGCTACACCCTCAATGACTACCTGCTGCCCCGTGGCTACGCCAATCTTTACGTATCTGGAGTGGGGACAAAAGATTCGCAAGGGCTAATGACCAATGGAAGTTACCAACAAATCGAAGCCTACAAGAATGTCATCGACTGGCTCAATGGCCGTTGCCGGGCCTTTACAGATCACACACGCCAGCGTCAAGTCAAAGCCGACTGGTCTAATGGAAAGGTCGCAACTACCGGGATCTCCTACCTTGGAACCATGTCTAACGGTCTTGCGACCACAGGTGTGGACGGCCTAGAAGTCATCATTGCAGAAGCAGGGATCTCTTCTTGGTACAACTATTACCGCGAAAATGGTCTCGTGACAAGTCCTGGTGGCTATCCAGGTGAAGATTTTGACTCCCTTGCCGAATTGACCTATTCGCGCAACCTTCTAGGTGGGGATTATTTACATCACAATGCGGCCCACCAAGCCGATCTTGATCGCGTCAAAAAAGAGCTGGAACGCGCTTTCGGAGACTACAATCAGTTCTGGCACGATCGCAATTATCTCTTAAACGCAAATCGGGTCAAGGCAGAGGTGGTCTTTACCCATGGCTCCCAAGACTGGAACGTCAAACCCCTTCACGTCTTTAATATGTTCCAGGCTCTTCCAGCAAGCATCAAGAAACACCTCTTCTATCACAATGGTGCCCATGTCTACCTCAACAACTGGCAATCCATTGACTTCCGCGAAAGCATGAACGCCCTACTTTCTAAAAAATTACTGGGCTACGATTCAAGCTATGAATTGCCTGCTGTTATCTGGCAGGACAATACAGGAGAACAAAGTTGGACTTCCTTGGATGATTTTGGCAACCAAACAAGAAAGCGAACCTTCCCCCTGGGAGATGACGAAAAAGTCATCCAAAACCGCTACGAGACAGAAGATTATGAGCGCTATGGCAAGGCTTATCCGACCTTCTTAACGGACCTCTACCAAGATAAGGCCCAACAAGTGACCATTGACCTTCCAATCGAAGAAGACCTACACCTCAATGGGAAAGCTCGCCTTCACCTGCGACTTCACTCCAGCACCAATAAAGGTCTTCTCTCAGCCCAACTCTTAGAGCTTGGAAGCAAGAAATACCTCCAACCCTATCCTGCTGTCTTGTCAGTCCGTACGCTGGATAATGGTCGCTACCATATGCTAGACAACTTGACTGAATTGCCATTCAAGGAAGCGGGCCAACGAGTGATTTCGAAAGGTTATCTCAACCTCCAAAACCGGCATGACCTCTTAGAAGTTGAGGCCGTAACGCCAGGCGAGTGGATGGAATTTGACTTTGATCTCCAGCCAACCATCTACAAGCTCGAAAAAGGTGCAACTCTTCGCTTGGTCCTTTACACGACGGACTTTGAAATCACTGTGCGTGATCAAACCGATTACCAACTCACCATTGACTTAGCACAATCAAGCCTCCATCTTCCTGAAATGACAGAGGCCCACTAA
- a CDS encoding DUF308 domain-containing protein, with protein MKKISFEQVARRRTLLFGVLAVIFGILIFRNGVGFTKFSLDLLAIYFLVDGLGSFLLRFLLRSKSISYSHSIWFIFLSLALIWLNRLSSLPVNLVVICLGAYQLGSAIVYGITFWLYKANRVKGGWLYLWDALLNGGIGLATVLEPGSDGHFQFILLGAYLVLLGISNIRDGILFDKDQQGQELKRRFRISLPVIFAAFIPAKELKRFNQFLQKGSSAGHTGPYRLVKKEEEARELEILVHTSDSNLFGAIGHVDICYQGKVISYGSYDPFSERLFGTIGDGVLFKVDKEPYIELCKKESQKTLFGYSLSLTEEENQAVEKRLAEIDQLLEPWDPPRRLLEDGQPAYAYKLKYDLGAELYKFTSSRFKSYFVLSTNCCLLADSIVGQAGTAVLDVRGVIAPGTYQDYLEYEFEAPNGRVHTRTVY; from the coding sequence TTGAAAAAAATATCTTTTGAACAAGTTGCAAGAAGACGGACCTTATTGTTTGGGGTTCTTGCCGTCATTTTTGGGATTCTCATTTTTCGAAACGGCGTTGGTTTCACCAAATTTTCCTTGGATCTATTAGCCATTTACTTTTTAGTTGATGGACTAGGAAGCTTTCTTCTTCGCTTTTTGTTACGTAGCAAGTCTATTTCCTATAGCCACTCTATTTGGTTTATTTTTCTTTCACTTGCGTTGATCTGGTTGAATCGACTGAGTAGTCTGCCCGTAAACTTAGTTGTGATTTGTTTAGGGGCATATCAGTTGGGGAGTGCCATTGTCTATGGGATCACATTTTGGCTTTATAAGGCCAATCGGGTAAAAGGAGGCTGGCTCTATTTATGGGATGCGCTTTTAAACGGTGGGATTGGTCTAGCAACTGTCTTGGAACCTGGTTCAGATGGGCACTTCCAATTTATCCTCTTGGGGGCTTATCTGGTCTTGTTGGGGATTTCTAATATTCGAGATGGTATTTTATTTGACAAAGACCAACAAGGCCAAGAGTTAAAACGTCGCTTTCGTATTAGCCTACCGGTTATCTTTGCAGCCTTTATCCCTGCTAAGGAGTTAAAACGGTTTAACCAGTTTCTTCAAAAAGGGAGCTCGGCGGGACACACAGGCCCTTATCGATTGGTGAAAAAAGAAGAAGAGGCAAGGGAATTAGAAATTTTGGTTCATACTTCTGACAGCAACTTATTTGGAGCGATTGGGCATGTAGATATTTGTTATCAGGGGAAGGTCATTTCTTACGGAAGTTACGATCCCTTTTCAGAGCGTCTATTTGGGACGATTGGGGATGGCGTACTGTTTAAAGTGGATAAGGAACCATACATCGAACTATGTAAAAAAGAGAGTCAAAAGACGCTGTTTGGCTACAGCCTATCCCTTACCGAAGAAGAGAATCAGGCAGTAGAGAAGCGTCTAGCTGAAATTGATCAGTTGTTAGAACCTTGGGATCCACCTAGGAGGTTACTGGAAGACGGTCAGCCGGCCTACGCTTACAAATTGAAATATGATTTAGGGGCTGAGCTATATAAATTTACTTCTTCGCGTTTTAAATCTTACTTTGTTCTGTCTACTAATTGCTGTCTGTTAGCAGATTCAATTGTGGGACAGGCGGGAACGGCTGTATTAGATGTTCGTGGAGTGATTGCACCGGGGACCTATCAGGATTACTTAGAATATGAATTTGAAGCTCCAAACGGGCGGGTCCATACACGAACAGTATATTAA
- a CDS encoding CppA N-terminal domain-containing protein yields the protein MTANQIVRVIPVLKVNNRNVNQRFYEETLGMKVLVEEGALLSLGDASKVEKIVLEESPSMRSRKVEGPKKLGRIVVKVAQAQEIDYLLARQPETSALYQGANGRAFEVVSPQGDTIFVHAEENLESLEPLEKAPLVEAPEDFKGLTNFDVDFLEVNVVDLAQSQELYRRLPDLAHFIHFQEAQGKDLQVENKVTWDLSMIKVELASFDVEDLKERLGEAVDFVHRKGTFLIAKDPSQIELWFEANQDQVHISYEE from the coding sequence ATGACAGCAAATCAGATCGTAAGAGTGATCCCAGTCTTGAAAGTGAATAACCGAAATGTCAATCAACGCTTTTATGAAGAGACATTGGGAATGAAAGTATTAGTGGAAGAAGGAGCTCTCCTATCTTTAGGAGATGCCTCAAAAGTAGAAAAAATCGTCTTAGAAGAGTCACCGAGTATGCGTTCGCGTAAGGTCGAAGGTCCAAAGAAATTGGGTCGCATCGTGGTGAAAGTGGCACAAGCTCAAGAAATTGATTATTTGTTGGCCCGCCAGCCAGAAACAAGCGCCCTTTACCAAGGAGCTAATGGTCGCGCCTTTGAAGTTGTGTCTCCTCAAGGAGATACCATTTTCGTGCATGCTGAAGAAAATCTTGAAAGCCTAGAACCGTTGGAGAAAGCGCCTCTTGTAGAAGCTCCCGAAGATTTTAAAGGTTTGACGAACTTTGATGTGGACTTTCTTGAGGTCAACGTGGTTGATCTTGCCCAATCTCAGGAGCTTTACAGACGCTTGCCAGATCTGGCCCACTTTATCCATTTTCAGGAAGCCCAAGGAAAAGATCTCCAAGTTGAGAACAAGGTTACTTGGGATTTGAGCATGATCAAGGTCGAATTGGCATCTTTTGATGTGGAAGACTTGAAAGAACGCTTGGGAGAAGCTGTCGATTTTGTGCACCGTAAGGGAACTTTCTTGATTGCCAAGGATCCAAGTCAGATCGAACTCTGGTTTGAAGCCAATCAAGATCAGGTCCATATTTCTTATGAAGAATAA
- a CDS encoding serine hydrolase domain-containing protein codes for MSVNAIIEKITEQIQEGIYPGASLALYRDGQWSEHYLGLADPEKGEPVVADLVYDLASVSKVVGVATICAFLYAKGELALDRPFKELYPRFAHEKTTIRELLTHTSGLDPFIPNRDQLDARQLKTALENLQLKEDKSFHYTDVNFLLLGFWLEDRFRQPLDRLFEELIFTPWKMTETRFGPVEKAVPTVRGVASGSVHDPKARVLGPHAGSAGLFSTVADLERFLERYLKEDFARDLSQNFAREEGKTRALGWNLEGDWLDHTGYTGTFIMYNRKRQEAVIFLSNRTYEKDERAQWILDRNSLMDLIKQEFEK; via the coding sequence ATGAGCGTGAATGCAATCATCGAAAAAATTACCGAACAAATCCAAGAAGGCATCTATCCAGGTGCCTCTCTTGCGCTTTACCGCGATGGTCAGTGGAGTGAGCACTATCTGGGACTAGCGGATCCTGAAAAAGGAGAGCCAGTAGTGGCTGACCTGGTCTATGATTTGGCTAGTGTCAGTAAGGTCGTCGGAGTTGCTACCATCTGTGCCTTTTTGTATGCGAAAGGGGAGCTTGCGCTTGATCGCCCCTTTAAAGAGCTTTACCCGCGTTTTGCTCATGAGAAGACGACCATCCGGGAACTCTTGACCCATACTTCTGGGCTGGATCCTTTTATCCCCAACCGGGATCAATTGGATGCGAGACAGTTGAAAACAGCTCTTGAAAATTTGCAGTTAAAAGAAGACAAGAGTTTTCATTACACCGACGTCAATTTTCTTCTGCTGGGCTTTTGGTTAGAAGACAGGTTTCGCCAGCCCTTGGATCGCTTATTTGAAGAGCTGATTTTTACACCTTGGAAGATGACGGAGACACGGTTTGGACCGGTCGAAAAGGCGGTGCCAACGGTCCGTGGAGTGGCTTCTGGAAGTGTTCATGATCCCAAAGCGAGAGTTCTGGGCCCTCATGCGGGAAGTGCTGGACTTTTTTCAACTGTTGCTGATCTAGAGCGCTTCTTAGAGCGTTATCTGAAGGAGGATTTTGCGCGTGACTTGTCTCAGAATTTTGCGCGTGAAGAGGGCAAGACCCGCGCTCTCGGATGGAATCTAGAGGGGGACTGGTTAGATCATACGGGCTATACTGGAACCTTCATCATGTATAATCGAAAGAGGCAGGAAGCTGTGATCTTTTTGTCCAACCGGACCTATGAGAAGGACGAACGGGCCCAATGGATCCTCGACCGCAACTCTTTGATGGACTTGATCAAACAAGAATTTGAAAAATAG
- the mvk gene encoding mevalonate kinase, translating to MNKEIGVGRAHSKIILIGEHAVVYGYPAIALPLHHIEVTCQIIPADSPWILFEDDTLSMAVFASLEHLGIREARIRCRIQSMVPEKRGMGSSAAVSIAAIRAVFDYYQEKLDDETLEVLVNRAETIAHMNPSGLDAKTCLSDQAIKFIRNVGFYPLELGIKASLVIADTGIHGNTREAIQKVEAKGQEVLPHFHEIGQLTQQVEEALKMNDLTNLGQALTTCHEHLRAVGVSCEKADHLVAVALENGALGAKMSGGGLGGCVIALVKDSREAATIAHALEKEGAYHTWIENL from the coding sequence ATGAACAAAGAGATAGGCGTCGGAAGGGCGCATAGTAAAATTATCTTAATTGGAGAGCATGCGGTGGTCTATGGTTATCCGGCTATTGCGCTGCCACTCCATCATATCGAAGTGACCTGCCAGATCATCCCGGCAGACAGTCCATGGATTTTGTTTGAAGATGACACCTTGTCCATGGCGGTTTTTGCGTCTCTTGAGCACCTTGGGATTCGCGAGGCCCGTATTCGCTGTCGCATTCAGTCCATGGTGCCGGAAAAACGGGGGATGGGATCATCTGCGGCGGTGAGTATCGCAGCTATTCGTGCCGTTTTTGACTATTATCAAGAGAAGCTGGATGATGAGACCTTAGAAGTTCTGGTTAATCGAGCAGAAACCATTGCTCATATGAATCCAAGTGGGCTCGATGCCAAGACTTGTTTGAGTGATCAAGCCATTAAATTCATCCGGAATGTCGGCTTTTACCCGCTGGAGCTGGGGATAAAAGCGAGCTTGGTGATTGCGGATACGGGGATTCACGGCAATACCCGTGAGGCGATTCAAAAGGTGGAAGCCAAGGGGCAGGAAGTTTTGCCCCATTTCCATGAGATTGGTCAGTTGACTCAGCAGGTGGAAGAGGCTCTGAAAATGAATGATCTAACGAACCTAGGACAGGCTTTGACTACTTGCCATGAGCACTTGAGAGCCGTGGGTGTCAGCTGTGAAAAAGCAGATCATCTGGTCGCCGTTGCCCTTGAAAATGGGGCCTTAGGCGCTAAAATGAGCGGAGGCGGTCTTGGAGGTTGTGTGATTGCCCTCGTCAAGGATTCTCGGGAAGCAGCAACCATTGCCCATGCATTAGAAAAAGAAGGAGCATACCATACATGGATCGAAAACCTGTAA
- the mvaD gene encoding diphosphomevalonate decarboxylase — protein MDRKPVKAKSYANIAIIKYWGKEDAKQMVPSTSSISLTLENMYTETSLSPLPADATAHEFYIDGEFQNPAEQAKIGAVIDSLKPADEAGFVRVDTSNNMPTAAGLSSSSSGLSALVKACNQYYDLGLSQEELAQKAKFASGSSSRSFFGPLAAWDKESGEIYKVKTDLKLAMIMLVLNDKQKPVSSREGMKRCMETSTNFKEWIEESRQDYKDMLDYLAGNDFERVGQLTERNALAMHATTRTATPAFSYLTEESHKAMDFVRELRAAGHACYFTMDAGPNVKVLCLEEDLDQLVPLFDARYRTIVSKTKDPQDED, from the coding sequence ATGGATCGAAAACCTGTAAAGGCTAAGTCCTATGCCAATATTGCGATTATCAAATACTGGGGAAAAGAAGATGCCAAACAGATGGTCCCTTCGACCAGTTCGATTTCGTTGACCTTAGAGAATATGTATACAGAGACGAGTCTCTCTCCCTTACCAGCAGATGCGACTGCGCATGAATTTTACATCGATGGGGAATTCCAAAATCCAGCTGAGCAAGCCAAAATTGGAGCTGTGATTGATAGCTTGAAGCCAGCAGATGAAGCAGGATTTGTTCGGGTGGATACCAGCAACAACATGCCAACTGCAGCCGGTTTGTCCTCTAGCTCAAGCGGCCTCTCTGCTCTCGTCAAGGCTTGCAATCAGTACTATGATTTGGGCTTGAGTCAGGAGGAATTAGCTCAAAAAGCCAAGTTTGCTTCGGGTTCTTCTTCACGTTCTTTCTTTGGACCCTTAGCAGCTTGGGACAAAGAAAGTGGAGAAATTTATAAGGTCAAAACAGACCTAAAACTGGCTATGATCATGCTGGTCCTCAATGACAAGCAAAAGCCCGTTTCCAGCCGGGAAGGGATGAAACGTTGCATGGAGACCTCGACTAATTTCAAAGAATGGATCGAAGAGTCTCGACAAGATTACAAGGACATGCTGGACTATCTAGCTGGCAATGATTTTGAACGGGTCGGTCAGCTGACAGAGCGCAATGCCCTTGCTATGCATGCGACGACTAGAACAGCCACTCCAGCCTTTAGCTACTTGACAGAAGAAAGCCACAAAGCTATGGACTTTGTCCGTGAGCTTCGAGCTGCAGGCCATGCTTGTTACTTCACCATGGATGCAGGGCCAAACGTTAAGGTTCTCTGTTTAGAAGAAGACTTGGATCAGCTGGTGCCTTTATTTGACGCCCGCTATCGGACCATCGTATCTAAGACAAAGGACCCTCAAGATGAAGACTAA
- a CDS encoding phosphomevalonate kinase, which produces MKTKYQVQTGGKLYLAGEYAVLTPGYGAVIQFIPIYLSATIQESRSYQLASDLFGYQVDLTPNKDYALIQETIRLMEEWLKDQGIAPKPFDLHLRGTLGEEGKKYGIGSSGSVVLLVIKAMAALYELDLSPDLLFRLAAVVLVQRGDNGSMGDLACIAFEDLIYYQSFDRAWLHEVLTSQPLSQVLDLDWDYQICSIQPAISYDFLVGWTKEPAISSDLIRQVKGAINEVFLKESQSAVKILEKGLREGNKKEIETSIKRADKNLKSLNPLIYTPALKELQEATEGLSVCAKSSGAGGGDCGIALIFDPVETQTLIERWKEKNIEVIYQERMGDS; this is translated from the coding sequence ATGAAGACTAAGTATCAGGTACAGACTGGAGGCAAGCTCTATCTAGCTGGAGAATACGCAGTGCTAACGCCTGGCTATGGAGCCGTGATTCAGTTTATTCCCATTTATCTGTCAGCTACTATCCAAGAATCTAGAAGCTATCAGCTAGCCTCAGATCTCTTTGGTTACCAGGTGGATTTGACCCCAAATAAGGACTACGCCTTGATTCAAGAGACCATTCGGCTCATGGAAGAGTGGCTGAAAGATCAGGGAATAGCCCCTAAACCGTTTGATCTTCACCTTAGAGGGACGTTGGGCGAAGAGGGGAAAAAGTATGGGATTGGTTCCAGCGGAAGTGTGGTCTTGCTCGTGATCAAGGCCATGGCTGCTCTGTATGAACTAGACTTAAGTCCAGATCTGCTCTTTCGACTAGCAGCAGTGGTCTTGGTGCAAAGAGGGGACAATGGTTCCATGGGCGATTTGGCTTGTATCGCCTTCGAGGACTTGATTTATTACCAATCCTTTGATCGGGCTTGGTTGCATGAAGTCTTGACTTCTCAGCCTCTTTCACAAGTTTTAGACCTGGATTGGGACTACCAGATCTGCTCGATCCAGCCAGCCATCTCTTATGATTTTCTGGTTGGTTGGACCAAGGAACCAGCGATTTCAAGTGATTTGATCCGCCAGGTCAAGGGAGCGATTAATGAAGTCTTTCTCAAAGAAAGTCAGAGCGCAGTGAAGATTCTTGAAAAAGGTCTCCGTGAAGGGAACAAAAAAGAAATTGAGACCAGTATCAAACGTGCCGATAAGAACCTAAAGTCTTTGAACCCTTTGATCTATACCCCAGCTCTAAAAGAGCTGCAAGAAGCGACAGAGGGCCTTTCTGTCTGTGCCAAATCCAGTGGTGCTGGAGGAGGCGACTGTGGAATCGCCCTTATTTTTGACCCAGTTGAGACTCAGACCTTGATAGAGCGCTGGAAGGAAAAGAATATTGAAGTCATTTACCAAGAAAGGATGGGAGATTCGTGA
- the fni gene encoding type 2 isopentenyl-diphosphate Delta-isomerase, with amino-acid sequence MSENRKDQHIRYALEQSSSYNSFDEIELIHRSLPLVDLAEIDLTTHFAGRDWEVPFYINAMTGGSKRAKEINQKLAAVAEACGILFVTGSYSAGLKDPNDQSYAVKKDHPHLLLATNIGIDKEPDLGLRTVEELHPLFLQVHVNLMQELLMPEGERIFHTWKDHLKSYGQGFPVPVVLKEVGFGMDPKTVQAALDAGIKTVDISGRGGTSFAYIENRRGGNRAYLDDWGQSTAQCLLQLQDQIDQVEVLASGGIRHPLDMVKALVLGARGVGLSRVFLEMVETKSIEEVIVLVQGWKEDLRLLLCALGCQNLKELREVDYLLYGKLWQANQQRK; translated from the coding sequence GTGAGCGAAAATCGAAAAGACCAGCATATTCGCTATGCCTTGGAGCAAAGCTCCTCCTATAATAGCTTTGATGAGATCGAGCTGATTCACCGATCCCTCCCCCTTGTGGATCTAGCGGAGATTGATTTGACAACCCATTTCGCAGGGCGTGATTGGGAGGTCCCTTTTTATATCAATGCTATGACAGGCGGGAGTAAACGGGCCAAAGAGATCAATCAAAAGTTGGCAGCAGTAGCCGAAGCCTGTGGGATTCTCTTTGTGACTGGCTCTTACAGCGCAGGGCTGAAGGATCCGAACGATCAATCGTATGCGGTCAAAAAAGACCATCCTCATCTTCTTTTAGCAACCAACATTGGCATCGATAAAGAGCCAGATTTGGGCTTGCGGACAGTGGAAGAGCTACACCCCCTCTTTCTTCAAGTCCATGTGAATCTGATGCAAGAGTTGCTCATGCCCGAAGGGGAGCGGATTTTCCACACTTGGAAAGACCATCTCAAGAGCTATGGGCAGGGCTTTCCAGTGCCTGTAGTCCTGAAGGAAGTTGGCTTTGGTATGGATCCCAAAACAGTTCAGGCAGCGCTAGATGCTGGGATCAAAACCGTCGATATTTCTGGTCGTGGTGGCACTAGTTTTGCCTATATTGAGAATCGTCGTGGTGGCAATCGCGCTTATCTGGATGATTGGGGACAATCAACTGCGCAGTGTCTCTTACAGTTACAGGATCAGATAGATCAGGTTGAGGTCCTAGCAAGTGGGGGCATTCGTCATCCCCTTGATATGGTCAAGGCCTTGGTCCTTGGAGCACGTGGCGTAGGACTTTCCCGCGTTTTTCTTGAGATGGTAGAGACTAAGAGTATTGAAGAAGTAATCGTCCTTGTCCAAGGCTGGAAAGAAGACCTCAGATTGCTCCTTTGTGCGCTCGGTTGTCAGAACCTGAAAGAGCTCCGTGAAGTCGACTATCTCCTCTATGGAAAATTGTGGCAAGCGAATCAACAGAGAAAATGA